The following are encoded in a window of Flavobacterium psychrotrophum genomic DNA:
- a CDS encoding DNA polymerase III subunit gamma/tau encodes MGNVPLQQQNITQPAAQPTVAEEKPATITPLPAAELEVETPEVVTPAVVKPQPLDDGSPRVSAFSLSSIRQKRELQENHKAIIRHSEEMPKQAFSETDMRLLWNKFAQRLSDSGQKIMSTYMMINDPYLDANGSTIRLELPNEGSKVDFDASKLELVGYLRGKLHNHDIMVEVHVNETTSTRHAFTPEEKYNKLKAMNPALESLRKMFDLDF; translated from the coding sequence TTGGGCAATGTACCCCTGCAGCAGCAAAATATCACACAACCTGCGGCTCAGCCAACTGTAGCCGAAGAAAAGCCGGCTACGATAACACCACTGCCTGCCGCCGAACTTGAGGTAGAAACACCCGAAGTTGTAACACCAGCGGTTGTTAAGCCACAACCTCTTGATGATGGTTCGCCCCGTGTAAGTGCGTTTTCTTTATCTAGTATCAGGCAAAAGCGTGAGTTGCAGGAAAACCATAAAGCCATTATTCGCCATAGCGAAGAAATGCCAAAACAGGCCTTTAGCGAAACCGATATGCGCCTGCTGTGGAACAAGTTTGCACAGCGCCTTAGCGACAGCGGCCAAAAAATCATGTCTACCTACATGATGATAAACGATCCTTATCTTGATGCTAATGGTTCTACGATAAGGCTGGAGTTACCTAACGAAGGCAGTAAGGTAGATTTTGATGCAAGCAAACTGGAACTTGTGGGCTACCTGCGGGGTAAGCTGCACAACCACGACATTATGGTAGAAGTGCATGTAAATGAAACAACATCTACCCGCCACGCCTTTACTCCCGAAGAAAAGTACAATAAGCTTAAAGCTATGAACCCGGCGTTAGAAAGCTTACGCAAGATGTTTGACCTTGACTTTTAA
- the dnaX gene encoding DNA polymerase III subunit gamma/tau: MEQFIVSARKYRPQTFKDVVGQQAITNTLLNAIESNHLAQALLFTGPRGVGKTTCARILARKINQEGYDDPYEDFAFNVFELDAASNNSVDDIRSLIDQVRIPPQTGKYKVYIIDEVHMLSQAAFNAFLKTLEEPPRHAIFILATTEKHKIIPTILSRCQIFDFKRITVKDAKEHLAEVARSQDITFEDDALHIIAQKADGAMRDALSIFDRVVSYCGKNLTRQAVTENLNVLDYEYYIKVTDLILENRIPDLLLAYNDILAKGFDGHHFVAGLASHFRDLMVCQNPATLVLLEAGEVAQNMYRAQSQKASQAFLLQAIDIANDCDLKYKVSQNQRLLAELCLMQLASITFDGEKKKLTGL; this comes from the coding sequence ATGGAACAGTTTATTGTATCAGCCCGCAAGTACCGCCCCCAAACGTTTAAAGACGTTGTGGGTCAGCAGGCTATTACAAATACACTGCTAAATGCCATAGAGAGCAACCACTTAGCACAGGCACTGTTATTTACCGGGCCCCGTGGTGTGGGTAAAACTACCTGTGCGCGTATCCTGGCTCGTAAAATAAATCAGGAGGGTTATGACGACCCTTATGAGGATTTTGCCTTTAACGTGTTTGAGCTCGATGCTGCCAGTAATAACTCGGTAGACGATATCCGCAGCCTTATAGACCAGGTACGCATACCGCCACAAACGGGTAAATACAAAGTGTACATTATAGATGAGGTGCACATGCTCTCTCAGGCCGCTTTTAACGCGTTCCTTAAAACGCTCGAAGAACCGCCTCGCCACGCCATTTTTATACTGGCTACGACAGAGAAGCACAAGATTATACCTACCATACTTTCGCGCTGCCAGATATTCGATTTTAAGCGTATAACGGTTAAGGATGCTAAAGAGCACCTTGCCGAAGTAGCGCGCAGCCAGGACATTACTTTTGAAGATGATGCCCTGCACATTATTGCCCAAAAGGCAGATGGTGCCATGCGCGATGCCCTGTCTATATTTGACCGTGTAGTAAGCTATTGTGGCAAGAACCTTACACGACAGGCTGTTACCGAAAACCTGAACGTACTCGATTATGAGTACTACATTAAGGTAACCGACCTGATATTAGAAAACCGTATCCCGGACTTGTTACTTGCTTATAATGATATTCTTGCAAAAGGTTTTGACGGTCACCACTTTGTAGCCGGGCTTGCCAGTCACTTCCGTGATTTGATGGTATGCCAAAACCCTGCTACGCTGGTGCTTTTAGAAGCCGGCGAAGTGGCGCAGAATATGTACCGTGCCCAAAGCCAGAAAGCCAGCCAGGCATTTTTGCTACAGGCCATAGATATTGCTAACGACTGCGACCTTAAGTATAAAGTAAGCCAAAATCAGCGCCTTTTAGCTGAGCTTTGCCTTATGCAGCTTGCCTCCATCACCTTTGATGGAGAAAAAAAAAAGTTGACGGGTTTATAA
- a CDS encoding Na+/H+ antiporter has protein sequence MENYTVVLFILAIMICLSALADKIKLPYPIILIVAGIAIGFTPSLPKISIDPEIIFLIFLPPLLYDAAFNISMNDFKTQFNTISTLAITLVFLTTAGIAAVAYFLVPGMTWPLAFVLGAILSATDAVAAMSITKGLGLSHKTNTILEGESLINDASALVAYRFAVAAATGTAFVFWRAAWEFIVLLAGGFLIGFLMGKITFVLQFIKNNSIVIVSFLLLLPFVTYLVAEEFHVSGVIAVVVLGLSVSFLSNRVFPEHLKNQSRHIWDIIIFLLNGLIFILIGLQFPYVLKNIPSEKVGPYIGYAFIITIVTLIIRMLRVFSQRMNLQTAFRKRRGRISKEALLDLRNSLIISWSGMRGIVSLAIALGLPEELGDGSPFPLRNEIIFISVAVVLFTLLGQGLTLPFIVRKLTRKPQE, from the coding sequence TTGGAAAACTACACTGTAGTATTGTTTATACTCGCCATCATGATATGCCTTTCTGCCCTGGCAGATAAGATAAAACTACCTTACCCTATTATACTTATCGTTGCGGGCATTGCCATAGGCTTTACACCATCTCTCCCTAAAATTTCTATAGACCCGGAGATCATTTTCCTGATATTTTTGCCGCCACTGCTGTATGATGCTGCCTTTAACATCTCGATGAATGATTTTAAAACCCAATTCAATACCATAAGTACACTGGCTATTACGCTTGTTTTTCTTACTACAGCGGGTATAGCTGCCGTAGCCTACTTTTTGGTTCCCGGTATGACCTGGCCGCTGGCATTTGTACTTGGCGCCATACTATCTGCTACCGATGCCGTTGCTGCCATGAGTATTACAAAAGGGCTGGGCTTATCGCACAAAACAAATACCATACTTGAGGGTGAAAGCCTTATAAACGATGCATCTGCACTGGTAGCCTACCGCTTTGCTGTAGCTGCCGCAACAGGAACAGCCTTTGTATTTTGGCGTGCTGCATGGGAGTTTATTGTACTACTGGCAGGTGGGTTTTTAATTGGTTTCCTTATGGGAAAAATAACATTTGTACTTCAGTTCATAAAAAACAACAGCATTGTAATTGTCAGCTTCCTGTTATTACTGCCTTTTGTAACCTATCTGGTTGCAGAAGAATTTCACGTATCGGGTGTTATAGCGGTAGTTGTTTTGGGTTTATCTGTCTCGTTTTTGAGCAACAGGGTTTTTCCTGAACATTTAAAAAACCAGTCGCGCCACATTTGGGACATTATTATATTCCTGCTTAACGGACTCATTTTTATTTTAATTGGCCTGCAGTTTCCTTACGTATTAAAGAATATACCATCAGAAAAAGTTGGACCATACATAGGTTATGCCTTTATAATTACAATAGTTACGCTAATTATCAGGATGCTTAGGGTGTTTAGCCAAAGAATGAACCTTCAAACCGCATTCAGAAAAAGAAGAGGACGTATCAGTAAAGAAGCATTACTGGATTTAAGAAACAGTCTTATCATAAGCTGGAGTGGTATGCGTGGCATTGTATCGCTTGCAATTGCCCTTGGTTTACCCGAAGAGCTTGGCGATGGCAGCCCGTTTCCGCTACGCAACGAGATTATCTTTATATCGGTTGCCGTTGTGCTGTTTACACTGTTAGGGCAAGGGCTTACCCTGCCATTTATAGTAAGAAAACTGACACGAAAGCCACAGGAATAA
- a CDS encoding LuxR C-terminal-related transcriptional regulator, with amino-acid sequence MKALKEVKKIWETIAKGENVLDENFDLGFQRKLLDVFHAGSFFFYVVNVRKSMLEYVSPEIKEVIGYEADVTLEDIVSFIHPEDVPYFVSFEAAVRNFFGELSGNSLFSYKVQYDLRFKKSDGSYIRILHQFVIIQHDAEDIKTFAVDTDIDHLKTSGKPQLSFIGLDGSPSYLNVDTEKDLAAEKGFFTKRERQILQALAAGMSSQEISEMLSISKYTVDVHRKNMLKKSEAKSTYEILQKAFNMGWV; translated from the coding sequence ATGAAAGCTTTAAAAGAAGTCAAAAAAATTTGGGAAACCATAGCAAAAGGTGAAAATGTTCTTGATGAGAATTTTGATCTTGGTTTCCAGAGAAAATTACTGGATGTTTTTCATGCGGGGAGCTTCTTTTTTTATGTGGTCAATGTCCGAAAATCCATGCTGGAATATGTAAGCCCCGAAATAAAAGAGGTTATAGGATATGAGGCCGATGTAACGCTTGAAGACATTGTAAGTTTTATACACCCTGAAGATGTACCTTATTTTGTGAGCTTTGAGGCAGCGGTACGCAACTTTTTTGGCGAACTTTCGGGTAACAGTTTGTTTAGTTATAAGGTGCAGTATGACCTGAGATTTAAAAAATCAGACGGCAGCTACATACGCATCCTGCACCAGTTTGTTATCATACAGCATGACGCAGAGGATATTAAAACCTTTGCTGTAGACACAGATATTGACCATCTTAAAACATCGGGAAAACCCCAATTGTCTTTTATTGGGCTGGATGGCTCACCCTCTTACCTTAATGTGGATACTGAAAAAGACCTTGCTGCAGAAAAAGGCTTTTTTACAAAACGCGAACGCCAGATACTACAGGCGCTTGCCGCCGGAATGAGTAGCCAGGAAATAAGCGAAATGCTGAGCATCAGTAAATATACCGTAGACGTACACCGCAAAAATATGCTTAAAAAGAGCGAAGCAAAATCTACTTACGAGATTTTACAAAAAGCCTTTAATATGGGATGGGTGTAA
- a CDS encoding DNA topoisomerase IB, protein MNRLQKKLEKIGSDPKITAKAVGLRYALSTDKGYYRKRRANSFSYVDENRAAVKDKDVLERIKTLVIPPAWENVWISPFENGHLQVTGTDAKGRKQYRYHPHWNKIRNQSKFYRLRRFGLALPHIREQVDKDLARHGLPYEKVVALVIKLIELTNIRIGNDAYKKLYGSFGLTTLRDRHVKFEGSTVWFEFVGKKGIKHKIKLQSRRMANLVKKCRDIPGQELFQYYDDDGKHHTIGSADVNHYLKEVSGEDFSAKDFRAWAGSLNALCAFHELGEFTTQTELKKNIINVFDHVAGKLGNTRTVCKKYYVHPTVVAAYEKGSIWNYKATITEKDNAGELNPSEKALLNLLTTEDIAEVVG, encoded by the coding sequence ATGAACCGCCTGCAAAAAAAACTCGAAAAAATAGGGAGCGATCCTAAAATAACCGCAAAGGCTGTTGGCCTGCGCTATGCCCTTAGTACCGACAAAGGCTATTACAGGAAGCGCCGTGCCAACAGTTTTTCTTATGTAGATGAAAATCGTGCTGCTGTAAAAGATAAAGATGTACTGGAACGTATTAAGACACTCGTTATTCCGCCGGCGTGGGAAAATGTATGGATATCTCCGTTTGAAAACGGGCACCTGCAAGTAACAGGTACCGATGCAAAAGGCCGCAAGCAGTACCGCTATCATCCGCACTGGAACAAGATACGCAACCAGAGCAAATTTTACCGCCTGCGCCGTTTTGGGCTTGCCCTGCCCCACATTCGTGAGCAGGTAGATAAAGACCTGGCACGCCATGGCCTGCCCTATGAAAAAGTTGTTGCCCTTGTAATAAAGCTTATTGAGCTTACAAACATCCGCATAGGTAATGATGCTTACAAAAAACTATATGGGTCTTTTGGACTTACCACACTGCGCGACAGGCACGTAAAATTTGAAGGTAGCACCGTATGGTTTGAGTTTGTAGGCAAAAAAGGTATTAAGCACAAAATAAAGCTGCAAAGCCGCCGTATGGCGAACCTGGTAAAAAAATGCAGGGACATACCGGGACAGGAACTCTTTCAGTATTATGATGACGATGGCAAACACCACACCATAGGATCGGCAGATGTAAATCATTACCTTAAGGAAGTTTCGGGTGAAGATTTTAGTGCCAAGGATTTTCGTGCCTGGGCAGGTAGCCTTAATGCCTTATGCGCCTTTCATGAACTTGGCGAATTTACCACCCAGACAGAACTTAAAAAGAATATCATAAATGTGTTTGACCATGTAGCCGGGAAGCTAGGCAATACCCGCACGGTTTGTAAAAAATACTATGTACACCCCACAGTCGTAGCCGCTTATGAAAAGGGTTCGATATGGAACTATAAGGCCACCATTACCGAAAAGGACAATGCAGGCGAACTCAATCCTTCTGAAAAAGCCTTACTTAACTTACTTACTACAGAAGACATAGCGGAGGTGGTGGGGTAA
- a CDS encoding T9SS type A sorting domain-containing protein, producing the protein MKKQFLLLIGLLVLNAASAQYADPNFPKPTAGYGSDGIHNVAVETFNNPNFIGHTINIYHPADVTTPVPTIFYSHAYGGNDPENIIGVLNFIASKGYAVVFVPYQTLATVTVPERYANLAAGFRKATHDYPNIIDTTKVGFLGHSFGGAASFGISHELFTIDEWGQNGRFIYALAQWYAYNLSPDDLTSYPENTKVLFEIFNDDSYNDHRMAADIFNHITVPGSEKDFLLVPSSTVNGYTYSSEHNLPNTSAAFDALDYYAYYRLLDALIDYSFNGNTAGKDVALGHGSTAQVSMPGTMADLVQYNSPAILYPQDKYQFPCNNEAENPRVGYCAETADVANFTANSISIYPNPAGRYLYIQNKQAVTLQVTIFNNLGQHMGNYSSAQNQISIDTSALQPGVYFLSINNIRSKFIKS; encoded by the coding sequence ATGAAAAAACAGTTCCTATTACTCATCGGTTTACTGGTTTTAAACGCTGCTAGCGCACAGTATGCAGATCCTAATTTCCCTAAGCCTACGGCAGGTTATGGCAGCGATGGCATACATAATGTAGCTGTAGAAACGTTTAACAATCCTAATTTTATAGGTCATACCATAAATATTTACCATCCGGCAGATGTAACTACACCTGTACCTACAATATTTTACAGCCATGCTTATGGTGGCAACGATCCTGAGAACATTATTGGCGTGCTTAACTTCATTGCCTCAAAAGGTTATGCAGTAGTATTTGTTCCTTATCAAACTTTAGCTACTGTTACCGTGCCGGAACGCTATGCCAACCTGGCAGCAGGTTTCCGAAAGGCAACACATGACTATCCAAATATAATTGATACCACAAAAGTTGGCTTTTTAGGACATTCATTTGGCGGTGCTGCTTCCTTTGGCATTAGCCATGAGCTGTTTACAATTGACGAATGGGGACAAAACGGACGTTTTATCTATGCGCTGGCACAATGGTATGCTTATAATTTAAGTCCTGATGACCTTACCTCCTATCCTGAAAACACAAAAGTACTTTTCGAAATATTTAACGACGACAGCTATAACGACCACCGCATGGCAGCCGACATTTTTAACCATATTACCGTGCCGGGATCAGAGAAAGATTTTCTCCTGGTACCGTCATCTACTGTAAATGGCTATACTTATTCTTCAGAGCACAACCTGCCCAATACATCAGCAGCTTTTGATGCACTTGATTATTATGCTTACTACCGCCTGCTTGATGCGCTCATTGACTATTCGTTTAACGGAAACACGGCCGGAAAAGATGTTGCCCTTGGCCATGGCAGCACAGCACAGGTAAGCATGCCCGGCACCATGGCAGATTTAGTGCAGTATAACAGTCCTGCTATTTTGTATCCGCAGGATAAGTATCAGTTTCCCTGTAATAATGAAGCTGAAAATCCAAGGGTGGGCTATTGCGCGGAAACAGCAGATGTAGCCAATTTTACAGCAAATTCCATTAGCATTTATCCAAACCCTGCCGGAAGGTATTTGTACATACAAAATAAACAGGCGGTAACATTACAGGTTACCATATTTAATAACCTGGGGCAACATATGGGCAACTATTCATCTGCCCAAAATCAAATAAGTATTGATACTTCTGCCCTGCAACCCGGTGTTTATTTTTTGAGTATAAATAACATCAGGTCAAAATTCATTAAATCGTAA